In one window of Nitrobacter hamburgensis X14 DNA:
- a CDS encoding YoaK family protein yields the protein MSLTPAGARDRITLGLALLSFAAGSMDAIAFLVLGGIFTLAMSGNTIVLGLAISQGHFSAAMHSFAALLGYVAGVSVASLSLAKSERGSGWTLGLEALFLASFAALWPFAGDPVHSSVVYGLIVLSAVAMGLQGAIGRTIGIPGIMTVIFTSTYTAIVGDLVERTLAGHRPLLTGLAAQQLTALAAYLGAPSLAASSPRIG from the coding sequence ATGTCCCTCACGCCCGCAGGCGCACGCGACCGCATTACACTTGGCCTCGCCTTGCTGTCCTTCGCTGCTGGGAGCATGGACGCGATCGCCTTCCTCGTCTTGGGCGGGATCTTTACCTTGGCGATGAGCGGCAACACCATCGTCCTTGGTCTTGCAATTAGTCAGGGGCATTTCAGCGCGGCGATGCACTCCTTCGCTGCCCTCCTCGGCTACGTGGCAGGGGTATCGGTAGCGTCCCTGTCACTCGCAAAATCCGAGCGCGGGAGCGGCTGGACGCTCGGCCTCGAAGCGCTCTTCCTTGCCTCCTTTGCCGCGCTGTGGCCTTTCGCGGGCGATCCTGTCCACTCATCAGTCGTCTATGGCCTCATCGTCCTTTCGGCGGTCGCCATGGGGCTGCAAGGCGCCATCGGTCGCACGATTGGTATCCCCGGGATCATGACGGTGATCTTCACGAGCACCTATACGGCGATCGTCGGCGACCTCGTAGAGCGGACGCTGGCCGGCCATCGTCCCCTGCTTACTGGTCTTGCAGCGCAGCAACTAACCGCGCTTGCCGCATACCTCGGAGCGCCGTCGTTGGCGGCATCATCGCCACGCATTGGCTGA
- a CDS encoding SDR family NAD(P)-dependent oxidoreductase, giving the protein MPALREAAAWTAETFGKIDILFANASIQALRPLLKMEGADWQDQIDVNLTSTCNAIRAVAPYLVKNGGGRIIVTSSTQGRHGTKYGTAYTASKWGIIGLMKSAALELGQIRNTESRSTRSSPVWSTPRSRAIGSDTRKRSMI; this is encoded by the coding sequence TTGCCCGCTTTGCGCGAAGCGGCTGCATGGACGGCCGAAACCTTTGGCAAGATCGACATCCTCTTTGCCAATGCCAGCATTCAGGCATTAAGGCCTCTCCTTAAGATGGAGGGTGCTGATTGGCAGGATCAGATCGACGTCAATCTCACTAGCACCTGCAATGCCATCCGCGCGGTAGCTCCCTACCTCGTCAAGAACGGCGGAGGCCGTATCATCGTCACGTCGTCGACACAGGGGCGGCACGGCACAAAGTACGGGACAGCCTATACGGCCTCGAAATGGGGCATCATAGGCCTGATGAAATCTGCGGCCTTGGAACTCGGGCAAATACGGAATACGGAATCACGGTCAACGCGGTCATCCCCGGTCTGGTCGACACCCCGCTCACGCGCCATAGGCAGCGATACGCGCAAGCGATCGATGATTTGA
- a CDS encoding twin-arginine translocation signal domain-containing protein → METASACKRRDFVKGCAAASVLLLPSIASAAKGNNANNAPVSGTDLHIEKSIKANFGGGFSVRAHLRRRWRAR, encoded by the coding sequence CTGGAAACAGCCAGTGCGTGCAAGCGTAGAGATTTTGTCAAGGGGTGTGCAGCGGCCTCTGTCCTGTTGCTGCCGAGCATCGCCAGCGCCGCCAAAGGCAACAACGCGAATAACGCACCGGTCTCAGGTACCGATTTGCACATCGAGAAATCGATCAAGGCCAACTTCGGCGGTGGCTTCTCGGTACGGGCTCACTTACGGCGCCGCTGGCGGGCGCGCTGA
- a CDS encoding cupin codes for MPIVEDLKEYAERATGLRRPGKRAVANFVRQRNPHGVRFRDDGLVPNHPRWPLILYRGAVHFDERLDPAAVFEDLFEANGWGDTWRNGIYDYVHYHSRIHEALGIARGKARVRFGGKTGRTFALKAGDVAVLPAGTGHRSLSASADFLVVGAYPPTGTYDVCTSIEDRARALGNIPRVLPRKDPVYGKEGPLSKLWRRPK; via the coding sequence ATGCCGATCGTTGAAGATCTCAAGGAGTATGCGGAGCGCGCCACCGGACTGCGGCGACCGGGCAAGCGTGCAGTTGCAAACTTCGTGCGGCAACGCAACCCGCACGGCGTCCGCTTCAGAGATGACGGTCTGGTGCCCAATCATCCTCGTTGGCCGTTAATCCTCTATCGAGGCGCGGTCCACTTTGACGAGCGCCTCGATCCGGCGGCCGTGTTCGAAGACTTATTCGAAGCCAATGGATGGGGCGATACCTGGCGCAACGGCATCTACGATTATGTGCATTACCACTCCCGGATCCATGAGGCGCTGGGGATCGCGCGCGGCAAAGCTCGGGTCCGTTTCGGTGGCAAAACCGGCCGGACCTTCGCGTTAAAAGCGGGAGATGTCGCGGTGCTGCCCGCCGGGACGGGCCACCGCAGTCTCTCCGCCTCCGCGGATTTCCTAGTCGTTGGGGCTTATCCACCGACGGGAACGTACGACGTTTGCACGAGCATCGAAGACCGTGCCCGCGCTCTCGGGAACATTCCCAGGGTATTGCCACGCAAGGATCCGGTCTACGGAAAGGAAGGACCACTATCGAAGCTCTGGAGGCGGCCGAAATGA
- a CDS encoding DUF3147 family protein, whose protein sequence is MSEYVIRFFLGGIAVSAFAMVGDILRPKSFAGLFSAAPSVALATLGIAVYLHGAGYAAVQSRAMIAGAIALAIYSVVVCQLLVRARLTAMPAALISLVVWLMVAFGLLAMFGART, encoded by the coding sequence ATGAGCGAATATGTCATCCGCTTCTTTCTGGGTGGCATAGCGGTATCGGCATTCGCGATGGTCGGGGACATCCTGCGTCCCAAGAGCTTCGCCGGTTTGTTCAGTGCTGCCCCGTCAGTGGCGCTCGCGACGCTTGGCATCGCCGTCTATCTGCATGGAGCCGGCTACGCGGCAGTGCAGAGCCGCGCAATGATCGCCGGCGCGATCGCGCTTGCCATCTATAGTGTTGTGGTCTGCCAGCTCCTCGTTCGGGCGCGCTTGACGGCAATGCCGGCCGCGCTGATTTCGCTTGTCGTTTGGCTGATGGTAGCTTTCGGCCTGTTGGCGATGTTCGGAGCCCGGACGTGA
- a CDS encoding DUF3147 family protein, which yields MTPIRISFSSLREGRPYEYLVRFALGGAATVVTGLISSDYGASIGGLFLALPAIFCASATLIEKHEIRRKKETGLNGCRRGQQAAALDAAGAALGALGMLAFALVFFIVVKASISAAFVTASIAWLVVSMAAWYARRKTRPRLR from the coding sequence GTGACTCCGATCCGCATCTCGTTTTCATCGCTGCGCGAGGGGCGTCCTTACGAATATCTGGTCCGTTTCGCGCTCGGTGGCGCCGCGACCGTGGTCACCGGCCTAATAAGCAGCGATTACGGAGCATCCATTGGAGGTTTGTTCCTGGCTCTTCCGGCTATTTTCTGCGCCAGCGCCACGCTGATCGAAAAACACGAAATTCGTCGGAAGAAAGAAACAGGTCTCAACGGCTGTCGGCGCGGGCAGCAAGCGGCGGCGCTGGACGCGGCCGGCGCCGCGCTGGGCGCGCTCGGGATGTTGGCCTTCGCGCTTGTCTTCTTCATCGTGGTCAAAGCCAGCATTTCGGCTGCCTTCGTCACGGCGTCGATCGCCTGGCTTGTCGTCTCGATGGCGGCTTGGTATGCGCGGCGCAAGACGAGGCCACGTTTGCGTTGA
- a CDS encoding IS630 family transposase, protein MANAAGRPISPLILSADERAYLERQVRRHRVARSLSERCRVILRCADGIPSKSVAHELGVHEHTVGKWRRRFLKGRIEGLLDEARPGRPRTIDDDQVAAIIERTLRSTPSDATHWSIRSMATATGFSHTTIRRIWNAFGLQPHRSETFKLSSDPLFVDKVRDIVGLYLSPPNRALVLSVDEKSQIQALDREQPVLPMMPGIPERRTHSYIRHGTTSLFAALDGASGFVIGKCYKRHRAAEFLDFLKQIDAHIPDGLDIHIIMDNYATHKTAVIKSWLVRRPHYHVHFTPTSASWINQVERWFAELTRKQIRRGVHTSTKQLEKDIRAFIERHNENPRPYRWTKSADEILASVKRFCQKTQQTLCHEF, encoded by the coding sequence ATGGCCAACGCGGCAGGACGCCCGATTTCTCCCTTGATCCTCAGCGCGGATGAGCGCGCGTATCTCGAACGGCAGGTTCGTCGTCATCGCGTGGCGCGTTCTTTGTCTGAGCGATGCCGCGTCATCCTGCGATGCGCGGATGGCATACCCAGCAAATCCGTTGCGCACGAACTGGGTGTCCATGAGCATACAGTTGGCAAGTGGCGTCGGCGCTTTCTGAAGGGGCGCATCGAAGGGCTCTTGGATGAAGCCCGCCCTGGCAGGCCTCGCACGATTGATGACGATCAGGTCGCTGCAATTATCGAACGCACGCTCCGCTCCACGCCGAGCGACGCCACGCACTGGTCCATCCGTTCGATGGCGACCGCGACCGGCTTTTCGCACACGACGATCCGAAGGATTTGGAACGCCTTCGGCTTGCAGCCGCACCGTTCGGAGACATTCAAGCTTTCCAGCGACCCATTATTTGTCGACAAGGTCCGCGACATCGTCGGTCTTTATCTGTCGCCGCCCAATCGGGCCCTGGTGCTCAGTGTCGACGAGAAGAGCCAGATACAAGCGCTTGATCGCGAGCAGCCGGTCCTGCCGATGATGCCGGGCATTCCGGAACGCCGGACGCATTCCTATATCCGCCACGGCACAACATCGCTGTTCGCGGCCCTCGATGGTGCTTCCGGATTTGTGATCGGCAAATGCTACAAGCGCCATCGTGCTGCGGAGTTCCTCGACTTCCTGAAGCAAATCGACGCTCACATTCCCGACGGTCTCGATATCCATATCATTATGGACAACTACGCCACTCACAAAACTGCTGTGATCAAATCCTGGCTGGTGCGACGACCGCACTACCATGTGCACTTCACGCCAACATCAGCATCGTGGATCAATCAGGTCGAGCGCTGGTTTGCTGAACTCACCCGCAAGCAGATCCGCCGCGGCGTCCATACTTCGACCAAGCAGTTGGAAAAAGATATCCGCGCCTTCATCGAGCGGCACAATGAAAATCCCAGGCCATATCGATGGACAAAGTCAGCTGACGAAATCCTCGCCTCCGTCAAACGCTTCTGCCAGAAAACTCAGCAAACCTTATGCCACGAATTTTAG
- a CDS encoding IS630 family transposase: MIPEAREVRLSRKDHNVLEARCRSPVTLQRDLKRARIVLLAADGRSTRSIAKEVGIQPRIVSLWRHRYANHGLEGLQDKPRLGKQPIYTKATDKRILKLLDKPPPQGFARWTGPLLAGALGDVDVQYVWRFLRSHKIDLAARKSKSWCESNDPNFTAKAADVVGLYVAPPAKAIVLCVDEKPSIQALERAQGYLKLPNGRVLTGQSHDYKRHGTTTLFAALEVATGKIIAAHSKRRRRVEFLDFMNSVTAAFPDRKLHVILDNLNTHKKNEHWLKAHPNVQFHFTPTSASWLNQVEVWFSILQGQSLSGASFTSLKQLQEHIDTYVNAYNDKAEPFVWTKKKVRQRRFQGRRITQL; the protein is encoded by the coding sequence ATGATCCCCGAAGCAAGAGAAGTTCGCCTTTCGAGGAAAGATCACAATGTGCTTGAGGCGCGTTGTCGCTCACCGGTGACGTTGCAGCGCGATTTGAAGCGAGCGCGGATAGTTCTGTTGGCGGCGGACGGGCGCAGCACCCGCTCGATCGCCAAAGAAGTCGGGATCCAGCCGAGGATTGTCAGCCTTTGGCGGCACCGCTATGCCAATCATGGCCTTGAAGGGCTGCAAGACAAGCCGCGACTCGGCAAGCAGCCGATCTATACGAAGGCTACCGACAAGCGGATTCTGAAGCTGTTGGACAAGCCGCCCCCACAAGGGTTTGCGCGTTGGACCGGCCCTCTGCTGGCCGGGGCGCTGGGCGATGTTGACGTCCAATATGTCTGGCGGTTCCTGCGCAGCCACAAGATTGACCTCGCGGCTCGCAAGTCCAAGTCCTGGTGTGAGAGCAACGACCCGAACTTTACGGCCAAAGCCGCCGATGTTGTTGGCCTTTACGTCGCCCCGCCCGCAAAGGCCATCGTGCTATGCGTGGACGAGAAACCTTCGATCCAGGCATTGGAGCGAGCGCAGGGTTATCTGAAGTTACCCAATGGCCGCGTCTTGACCGGCCAGAGCCACGATTACAAGCGGCATGGCACTACAACATTGTTTGCGGCCCTCGAAGTTGCCACCGGAAAGATCATCGCGGCTCATTCAAAACGCCGTCGCCGCGTCGAGTTTCTTGACTTCATGAACAGCGTCACCGCGGCCTTTCCGGACCGAAAGCTTCACGTCATCCTCGACAACCTCAACACCCACAAGAAAAACGAGCACTGGCTCAAGGCCCACCCCAACGTGCAATTTCATTTTACGCCGACAAGCGCGTCCTGGCTCAATCAGGTCGAGGTATGGTTCTCGATATTGCAGGGCCAGTCGCTTAGCGGAGCCTCCTTCACAAGCCTCAAGCAGCTTCAGGAGCACATCGATACCTACGTCAACGCGTACAACGACAAAGCCGAGCCCTTCGTCTGGACCAAGAAAAAGGTCCGTCAACGTCGCTTCCAAGGCCGCCGTATCACTCAGCTATGA
- a CDS encoding gluconate 2-dehydrogenase subunit 3 family protein, whose amino-acid sequence MSGANARTIQGEVPWAPGEADAPTQVSQTASYVYFTPEEATFIESAVARLIPADELGPGARELGCPLFLDRQLAGAYGRAQRWYMQGPWAKGSKTQGYQSRMTPAQMYRAAIKAIDAYCRNNFDKKSFAQLGPDDQDKVLGGLEGGQIKLDEVDATAFFKQFLLNTREGYFADPLYGGNKNMTAWKMIGFPGARYDYRDYVAKHGERFPLPPVSLRGRPAWNPKS is encoded by the coding sequence TTGAGCGGGGCGAATGCGCGCACGATCCAGGGCGAAGTGCCTTGGGCACCCGGCGAGGCTGACGCGCCGACCCAGGTGTCGCAAACCGCATCATATGTTTATTTCACTCCCGAGGAGGCCACGTTCATCGAGTCAGCCGTGGCACGGCTAATACCCGCCGACGAACTCGGCCCTGGAGCGCGCGAACTTGGGTGTCCGTTGTTTCTCGACCGCCAGCTCGCCGGTGCATATGGGCGGGCGCAGCGCTGGTACATGCAGGGGCCGTGGGCGAAAGGCTCGAAGACGCAGGGATATCAGTCGCGGATGACACCGGCCCAGATGTACCGGGCTGCGATCAAGGCGATCGACGCTTACTGCCGTAACAATTTTGATAAAAAGAGCTTCGCCCAACTTGGCCCGGACGATCAGGATAAAGTTTTGGGCGGCCTCGAAGGCGGCCAGATCAAGCTAGACGAGGTCGATGCAACGGCCTTCTTCAAGCAGTTCCTCCTCAACACCCGAGAAGGCTATTTCGCCGACCCTTTGTATGGCGGAAACAAGAATATGACGGCCTGGAAGATGATCGGCTTCCCCGGCGCCCGCTATGACTACCGCGATTACGTCGCCAAGCACGGTGAGCGATTTCCCCTGCCGCCGGTCTCACTTCGGGGCCGCCCCGCATGGAATCCCAAGAGCTGA
- a CDS encoding c-type cytochrome, which translates to MTRDDALAIRAYLNSLDPVKAERRPNDLIWPLNHREMMAGWNEIFFTKGEFSPDPKKSAEWNRGAYLVEGLGHCGACHTPTNFLGAAKASERLQGGTLQDWYAPDLAGELRSGLGSWSADDIVQFLKLGRNNRTAAYGPMAEVITNSTSKLNDGDLKAIATYLKDMPAPATEKKPGKPDPKLVQAGKAIYIDNCSACHRSNGEGTPGTFPSLKGDTTVQDRDPTTIIRLILDGVHAVATDARPTPLSMPSFSWKLSDEQIAAVASYIRSAWGNAASPVSESDVQPMRQVLHGTAK; encoded by the coding sequence GTGACGCGCGACGACGCGCTGGCGATCCGCGCCTATCTCAATTCGCTCGATCCGGTCAAAGCCGAACGCCGGCCCAATGATCTCATCTGGCCTTTGAACCATCGTGAAATGATGGCAGGCTGGAATGAAATCTTCTTCACGAAGGGCGAGTTCTCCCCCGATCCTAAGAAATCCGCGGAATGGAATCGGGGCGCCTACCTCGTCGAGGGACTTGGTCATTGCGGCGCATGCCATACTCCAACGAATTTCCTTGGCGCAGCGAAGGCGAGCGAGCGCCTACAGGGTGGCACGCTGCAGGACTGGTATGCGCCCGATCTCGCCGGCGAGTTGAGATCGGGGCTTGGCAGTTGGAGCGCCGACGACATCGTGCAATTTCTCAAGCTAGGGCGAAACAACAGGACTGCCGCTTACGGGCCTATGGCGGAGGTGATCACCAATTCGACCTCAAAGCTCAATGATGGGGACCTCAAGGCGATCGCCACCTACCTGAAGGATATGCCTGCACCCGCCACGGAGAAGAAGCCCGGCAAGCCGGACCCCAAGCTGGTTCAAGCAGGAAAAGCGATTTACATCGACAATTGCTCTGCATGTCACCGATCGAACGGCGAAGGCACGCCGGGAACATTTCCGTCGCTCAAGGGCGATACGACCGTTCAGGATCGCGATCCAACAACAATTATCCGCTTGATCCTCGACGGCGTGCATGCGGTCGCGACGGACGCTCGTCCGACTCCATTATCGATGCCGTCGTTCAGTTGGAAGCTGTCGGACGAGCAGATTGCGGCCGTGGCGAGCTATATCCGTAGCGCCTGGGGAAATGCAGCATCTCCGGTTTCGGAGTCCGACGTGCAGCCCATGCGACAAGTGCTCCACGGGACCGCAAAATAG
- a CDS encoding LuxR C-terminal-related transcriptional regulator → MLFLIVHTSDDVSLASEHISLVRDKHPSGRIVVVADHYRSPEPDLAFQIGAAGYLVCDMSCDAFVKSIELIMMGEAVFPPVFQTSALDLESEQGRNAAQADEDVGAILGSENTGAPPLSPRELVILRCLISGSSNKSIARKIGIAEATVKVHVKAILRKIWVQNRTQAAIWGMNHPVLAKSANDIFQSPI, encoded by the coding sequence ATGCTCTTTTTAATTGTTCATACCAGCGATGACGTCTCCCTAGCATCTGAACATATCAGCCTCGTGAGAGATAAACATCCCAGCGGGCGTATTGTAGTTGTGGCCGATCATTATAGGTCACCCGAACCGGATTTAGCATTTCAGATTGGCGCGGCTGGTTATCTCGTATGCGACATGTCGTGCGATGCATTTGTCAAATCCATCGAGCTTATTATGATGGGTGAGGCGGTTTTCCCGCCGGTGTTTCAGACATCAGCTCTCGATCTCGAAAGCGAGCAGGGACGCAACGCGGCGCAGGCCGACGAAGACGTAGGCGCGATCCTTGGTTCAGAGAACACGGGGGCACCGCCGCTCTCTCCCAGAGAGCTGGTGATTCTGCGTTGTCTTATCAGCGGCAGCTCCAACAAGTCCATTGCGCGAAAGATCGGCATCGCAGAAGCGACCGTAAAGGTTCACGTTAAGGCAATTCTTCGCAAGATCTGGGTCCAGAATCGAACGCAGGCTGCGATTTGGGGGATGAACCACCCGGTACTGGCAAAATCGGCAAATGATATCTTCCAGTCGCCGATCTAG
- a CDS encoding PRC-barrel domain-containing protein → MATEARETSTLIGSDKVAGTAVYGPDDQEIGTIERVMIEKTSGRVSYAVLGFGGFLGIGNDHYPLPWNALKYDTRVGGYRTGITADQLNGAPKYASESSWDWEEPGRSKSVDDYYGSRITHSALE, encoded by the coding sequence ATGGCCACCGAAGCGAGAGAGACAAGCACATTGATCGGCAGCGACAAGGTCGCGGGCACCGCCGTGTACGGCCCCGACGATCAGGAGATCGGAACGATCGAGCGCGTTATGATCGAGAAGACGAGCGGGCGCGTGTCGTACGCCGTCCTGGGATTCGGCGGATTCCTCGGAATCGGCAATGACCACTATCCCCTTCCGTGGAACGCCTTAAAATACGATACTCGCGTCGGCGGCTACCGCACTGGCATCACCGCCGACCAGCTCAACGGCGCGCCGAAGTATGCCTCCGAGAGCAGCTGGGACTGGGAGGAGCCCGGGCGCTCCAAGTCGGTCGACGACTACTACGGCTCCCGCATTACCCATTCGGCCCTCGAATAG